The DNA sequence ATCGTTCAGCTTCGCGATCGCCGCCTGGGCCTCTTCGCTCGTGGACATCTCCACGAAGCCGAAGCCGCGGGACTGCCCCGAGAACTTGTCGGTGATCACCGTAGCGGACTCAACGGTCCCGCACTGGGCAAAGTACTCCCGAAGGTTCTCGGAGGTGGTGGAATAGG is a window from the Candidatus Rokuibacteriota bacterium genome containing:
- a CDS encoding RNA-binding protein; protein product: MATKLYVGGLSYSTTSENLREYFAQCGTVESATVITDKFSGQSRGFGFVEMSTSEEAQAAIAKLNDQAFEGRRLTVNVANPQAPRSGGGFGGGKGRASRW